GCATTGTATTTTTTACGGAAATCAATTAAAGTATCATGTAAATTAGAAACGGTTTGTTTTATTAAATCTATGTCTTTTTCTTGCACTTGTGAACTTTTCCTATATAGATCATAATTTCCAAGAAGCAATATTTCTTTTATCATAAATATAAAACCTCCTACTGTATAATATTTCTTTTATATAATTTTACTACATAAGTATAGTTAAAAAAAGATTGCTATAAGTATTTGGGGCTTTGTAGTTTATGATAAAATTAAAACATATGATGTATATGACTTAATTTTATCATTTTAGGAGGTAGTATATTTATATATGTATAAAATAATGATAATTGAAGATGATAGGGCACTTTCAGATAATATTATGGAAATGTTGATTAAATGGGATTTTAATGTGTATGGAGTAAGAGATTATTCCAATATTCTCTCTGAATTTATTGAAAATAAACCCCATTTAGTTGTTATGGATATTAACTTACCTTATTTTGATGGGTTTTATTGGTGTAATAAAATCAGAGAAATTTCCCAATGTCCCATTATATTTCTTTCTTCAAGAGATAGCAATATGGATATTATTATGGCTGTAAATATGGGGGCAGATGATTACATAACAAAACCTTTTTCTATGGATGTTTTAATTGCAAAAATAAGTGCACTTATAAGAAGGACTTATTCATATGGGGAAGGAGCTTCTGAATTATTAGAGTGTAATAGGGCTATATTGAATTTGACATATAAAACACTTTCGTATAATGAAAGAAAAATTGAACTTACAAAAAATGAATTTAAAATTATGCTGCTTTTAATGAAAAATAATGGAAAAACTATATCAAGAGAGAGAATAATGAGAACACTTTGGGATGATGACAATTTTATAAGTGATAATACCCTTACAGTAAATATTAATAGACTCCGTATGAGATTGAGAGATATAGGGCTCTATGATTTTATAAAAACAAAAAAAGGACGTGGGTATGAAATATCATGAATAAATTAACTTATATGAAAAATTCAGTTTTTAAAATGATATATTTTATCTGTATTTTTGCTGTGATAAATTTAATATTATACAGTAGTAAGCCCGTTGGTGCATCATTTTATGATATAGTTTATATGGATTTTTTAATTATAGCTATATCAGTATTTTTTATGTTTATTGATTACAAAAGATGGAAATGCAATTATAAAGAAGTATATGAATCTGTAACTGGTGGAAAGGAAATAAACTTAAGTATATTAAGAGGAAATCATGTTTTTGAAGTTTGGCTTATAAAGGAAATTCTAAAAATTAAGGATAGAGAGAAAAATGAAAAGGTTCAGGAAGTAAAATATAATTTAGATGAAATCAATGATTACATGACAAAATGGATTCACGAAGTAAAGATCCCCTTATCTGTGTGTGAACTTATTTTAGATAAAATGGAGGAGACAGATATATCTGAACAGCTGAGACTTGAAATGGATAGAATAAAATTTCTTATAAACCAGGTACTTTATATAAGTAGAGCTTCAAGCCTTTCAGAGGATCTCCAGGTGGGTGAAATTAATATTGCCCGGATCATTAAAGCAGTAGTGAAAAAAAATGCATCATTTTTTATAGCAAAGAAAATAAATTTAAATTTTGAAAATGTTGATTTTAATGTAATAACGGATGAAAAATGGATTTCCTATATTATAGATCAAATTATAAATAATAGCTGTAAATATATGTATGAGGGTGGAAGAATAGATATATGGGGAGAAGAAAATGATAAGGAGGTAAAACTTCACATTAAAGATAATGGAATAGGCATAGAAGAAAAGGATATAAGGAGAATATTTGACAAAGGTTTTACGGGAGAAAATGGAAGACAATTTGGCAAATCTACAGGAATGGGTCTGTATCTTTCAAAAAAAATAATAGATAAGTTAAATCATCAATTAAAAGTTGAATCTCAAGTTGGCAGCGGAACAGAATTTATTATATATTTTTACAAACTATCGGATTATTTTAATGTTAATACATAAATAATTTCAAATGTAGTACCTCTTAAATCTTTCCTACAAGATCGAGACTTGGCTTAAGGGTTGAAGATCCTTCCTTCCATTTGGCAGGGCAAACTTCACCTGAATTGTTTCTAACATATTGTGCTGCTTTTATTTTGCTGACAACAGTGTTGGCATCTCTGCCTATGCTGCCAGCGTTGATTTCTACAGCCTGAATTATACCATCTGGATCAATGATAAAAGTACCACGGTTAGCGAGACCCTGTTCTTCAATGAGTACATCAAAGTTTCTGGTTAATGTTTGGGAAGGGTCCCCAATCATAGTGTAAGTGATTTTATTTATAGTTTGTGAACTGTCATGCCATGCCTTATGTGTATAATGAGTATCTGTGGAAACAGAGTATACTTCAGCCCCAAGGCTCTTTAGCGTTTCATAATTGTTTTGCAAATCTTCAAGTTCAGTTGGGCACACAAAGCTAAAATCTGCTGGGTAGAAGCAAACTACGCTCCATTTCCCCTTGAAATCTGCCTCGGTGACGTCTATAAATTTTCCATTGTGATAAGCGGATGCTTTGAAAGGTTTTACTTCAGTTCCAATCAATGACATGATAATTACCTCCTAAAATTTAAATTTAATATCATATAAGCTCTTTTATATATTGTGTAGATGAAAATAATAATCATTATCTTATGGTATTAATTATTATATATCTTTACGAAAAAGTCAAGAGGTTATGAAAAATTTTTTTATAAATTTTTTTACAAAGTGATTAAAGATTGGTAAAATTCTACTGTAAAAGCTATTCAAAGTTTGTTATGTTACATAAATGTAAGGTTAAAAGGGAAAATGTAAGTTAAATTGGATGGAAACCTGCAAAGTCAAGAGATAAAATAACACTGAGCTTTAAAAAAGGAGGATTTTTTATATGGGTATAGTTATAGAAACAAAAAATTTAAAAAAGGTTTACGGTTCAAAATCTATGTCTTTTACTGCTTTAGCTGGAATTGATTTGCAGGTTGAAGAAGGGGAATTTCTTGGCATAATGGGGCCTTCAGGAGCAGGGAAGACTACTTTGCTGAATATTATTTCTACAATTGATAATCTAACTAGTGGAAGTTATTTTTTTCAGGGAGAGGATATGTCGAAGTTTAAAGGTAAAGCGCTGGCAAGTTTTAGAAAGAATAAAATAGGTTTTATATTTCAGGATTTTAACCTTTTGGATAATATGTCAGTTCAGGATAATATAGCTCTTCCACTTGCACTTGGGAAGGTTAAATACAGTGAAATAACAAGGAAAGTAAATGAGATATCGGATTTTTTGGGACTTAAGGAACATCTAAATAAATATCCCTATCAGCTTTCTGGGGGACAAAAGCAAAGAGTTGCAGCGGCAAGGGCGCTTATGACAACACCTTCTGTGATATTTGCAGATGAACCTACGGGTTCTCTGGATTCAAAGTCTGCGGCAGAGCTTCTAGGATGTCTTACAGATATGAATATAAAATATAAAACAACTATAATAATGGTAACACATGATGCCTTTGCTGCCAGCTATTGCAGAAGAATAATGTTTATAAAAGACGGAAAAATTCATGCAAAACTGGATAAAAACAAGGATAGAAAGGAATTTTTCCATAGGATTATGGATATGGTTTCCTCCATGAGTAGCGGTATAGATTATTATGTACAGGATGATAAGAGGAGGGATTATTAATGAATTCTCTCAATATGGCTTTTGATAATTTCAGGAGAAATATAAAAGTTTATGGGCTTTATGTAATGTCAATGATTTTTTCTGTACTTATATATTATAATTTTATTGCTTTAAAATATAATCCAGATTTTGAAAAGGCAAAAGAAGTTACACAGTACATTAAGGGAACCTCCACAGCAGTATCATATCTGCTTCTTTTATTCATTATATTCTTTGTGTGGTTTTCAAGTTCATTCTTTCTAAATCAAAGAAAAAGGGAAATAGGGATCTATGCTTTTATGGGTGTTACAAACTCTGAAATTGCCCTTATATATTCTATAGAATTTATTTTTATAGGAATTACAGCAATTGTATTAGGGTTATTTCTCGGAATTATATTTTGCAAGCTGTTTCTTATGATGTTGGCTAAAGTTGCCATAATGAACATGAAAATAAGGTTTTTTATATCCTATAAGGCAATAGCTGAAACAGCTGTTACATTCTTTATAATCTTTTTTGTAAATTCAATTTTAGGTTATATAAATATAATAAGGACTAAGCTTATTGATCTTTTGAATGCATCTAAAAAGGAGGAAAGCTATCCAAAAGTAAGCTATATAAAGGGCATATTGTCTTTGGTATTTATAGCTATGGGATACTATTTTGCAAGAAAAGCAGCAGGTGGTGTAGGCAATTTTATGGAAAATTTGCCCCTGGCTATTATATTTGTAGTGATAGGGACTTATTGGCTGTTTGGAGCGGCGTATTCTGTACTAATGAAGTTTATAATAAATCAAAAGAAAATACTTTACCGGGGGATAAATATAGTAAGTATATCTAACATTGCTTTCAGAATAAAAAACAATTATAGGACTCTAGCAGCAGTAGCCATTTTAGTAACTGTAACGCTGACTTCCTATGGGACTGTGGCATCTCTTAAGTATTTTGTTAAAATAAGAGATTCTATACAGGCTCCCTATGAAATTTCATATATTTTAGAGGACAATAACAAAGTAAAATCTGAAGTAAAGGACAAGTTAAGAGAAGGTGGCAAAGATATAATTCTTGATGAAAATATAAAATTTCTTATTTTAAAACCACATATAGAAAACCAAACTGAGTTTAAAATGAAAGATTCTGATACGGCGGTAGTAAGATATTCTGATTTTATAAAGATAAGTAGAGATTTAGAGGTAAAAAAGTTAAGGAAAATAGAAAAAGAAAAACTTTTAAAAGGAGAAGCTTTTTATGTGCAAACACCCACAGTGGTAATGAGCCTTATGAATTTTGAAAAGGTAAAAGCATATATAGATGGAAAAAGTTATTTTATAAAGAAAACCTATAAAACCCCTTTGTTTGGCAATGGTATGCCTACAGAATGTCTTATATTAAATGACGAGGATTATAACCTGCTGAGAAGTAAAAATAAGGAATATGATTTTACTGGATTGAAAATAAATAATGTAAATGATATAAAAACAACAGCTGAAAAATTAAAATCTATTGATGCAATTAAAAATACCCTGTATGTCACTGTAAGCAAAGATGTTACAAGTTACAGCACCTTTGGAATAATCTACTTTCTTGGTGCCTTTTTAGCTCTTGTATTTATAATAGCTACGGGAAGTATAATATATTTCAAGCTTGTAAGTGAAGCTTATATAGACAAAGAAAAATACAGCATTTTGAAGAGAATTGGAATGACTTATAAAGAAATATACGGTGCTTCTGCAAGGCAGATAGGTATTTCATATTTGTTTCCTCTCATAGTTGGAATAATTCACAGCTGTGTGGCAATGTCTGTATTAAGTAATCTTATGAGCTACAATATAATAGTGCCTGCAATTTTAAGTATAATAATCTTTATTTTTGTATATGGCATTTATTTTGCTGCAACCACCAAAAAGTATTTAAACATAGTATTATCAAAATGAATTATCTTTTTGGGTTTTTGTCTGTAAGGTGGTATTATAAAAATAACGGTTTTATATTTTTTCAAGCAGACAAAAGAAGCAGCGGATATTGATTCCAGTAAAAGGAAGTGATGAGGTTAAAGTGAAAGTTGATAGAGAAGACAGACTATTTAGTTGTAATAATATGACTGTGATAGAAAGATGTGAAGATTTTACTGTATATAGAATAAAAGATGTTACAGGAGAAGGTATTATGACCTGTCACAAGGTATTTCAAGGTATTGATCTCATATATAATGACTTTCATATGCTGAATTGCTTTTCAGAGTTTGTACCAAAAGTGGAGATGATAGGGATTGATCACTGCAGGGAAGGGAGAATTGAGTGGGAATTTGAGGATAACTCTTATATGTATTTGGGAGAGGGAGATCTTCAAATTAATTCCAGAGATAATCATAACATGGGATTTGGATTTCCTTTAAGTCATTATCATGGAATTACTGTGGCAGTATATGTTGAAGAAGCAGTAAAAACATTATCTACTATTTTAGATGGATTTTCTGTGGAACTCTTTGCATTACGAAAAAAATTCTGTAGTAAAAAGAAACCTTTTATTATGCGTGCCGAGGATTCTATAGAGCATATTTTTTCTGAATTGTATACTATTCCTGACAAAGTGAGGAAAAACTATTTTAAGATTAAGGTTTTAGAGCTTCTATTGTTTTTAAGCATACTGGATGTTCCGTTAAACGGAGAAGAAAGGCCATATTTCCCCAGAAAACAAGTTGAAAAGGTAAAGTTAGTGATGAAGTATATAACTAGAAATGTAGATAAACATATTACATTGAAGGAATTGTCTCTAAAGTTTAATATGCCCATTACCTCCTTGAAACTTTGTTTTAAAGGTGTTTATGGTACTTCACCTTATTCATATATGCGCTATTATCGTATGCATGTTGCGGCATCAATGCTCCGTGGCAGTGATGAAAGTATTGCTGATATTGCAGGAAAGGTAGGTTATGATAATTCCAGTAAATTTTCAGCAGCTTTCAAGTCAGTTAAGGGAATGTGTCCCTATAAATATAGAAAATCTTTTGTCTGAATGGGGTTAAAATGGTTATTGCGGAGTAGATGGCAATAATGAATACAAATATAATATGGGTTGATTAGTTGTAACTAATCAACCCATATTATATTTGTTATGAAAGGGGAGGATACAGAATGAATAAAAAAAATTGGCTGGGAGTGGTGTTGTATTTTGCCAGCTCCTGTAGGATACAGATGATCATTTCGGTAATATGTGCCATTATCAGTGTAGCAGGAGGACTTGTTCCCTATGTAGGTGTATATCAGATTATAATTTTATTTTTTCAGGGACAGGAAAATATAGATGCTATTTTGTTTTGGGCAGCAATATGTGCCGGCGGATATGTGGTAAAGTTTATATCTTATGCAATATCTACTACACTAGCACATTATTCGGCATATAGCATATTAGAAAATATTCGTCTTGATATTGGGGATAAATTGATGAAAGCTCCGCTTGGAACTGTTTTGAATCATACAGTAGGAAAATTAAAAAGTGTAATTATAGATCGGGTGGAAACTATAGAACTTCCACTGGCCCACCTTATTCCAGAAGGTATATCCAATCTTCTACTGCCTATAGCTGTATTTATTTATCTTATTGTGATAGATTGGCGTATGGCGCTCATGTCAATGATTACTATTCCTATAGCATCCATAGCCTATGGCATTATGATGAGAAATTACAATAAAAAGTATAATGATTATATGGAATCCAGCAATTATGTAAACAGTGTTATTGTAGAATATATAGAAGGAATTGAGGTAATCAAAGCATTCAATCAGTCCACATCCTCTTATGAAAAATTTCAAAAAGCAGTGGAGTCTTTTAAGGAGTATACGTTAGATTGGTTTAGAAGTACATGGAAACTTATGAATTTTGGAGGGGCTGTTTTGCCTTCAACTTTATTTGGTACTGTGCCTCTTGGAATGTATTTATATATAAGAGGTTCTCTAAGTCCTGCAGAGCTTACCATGTGTTTGATATTGTCTTTGGGGATTGTGACACCTTTAACCAGCTTTACTGTATTTGTAAATGATGCAAAGTCCATAGAATATGCAGTAAAAGATGCAGATGAATTTTTAAATTTGGATGAGCTTGAAGATGTAAAGGATCAGGTAAATCTTATGCACTATGACGTGGAACTTAAAGGTGTATCTTTTTCTTATGATGTCCACAAAATTTCTGGAGCCGTTAATTCAACAAACAATGTGCTTGAAAATATAGATTTAAAACTTTCCCAGGGTACTTTCG
This genomic interval from Clostridium kluyveri contains the following:
- a CDS encoding response regulator transcription factor; translation: MYKIMIIEDDRALSDNIMEMLIKWDFNVYGVRDYSNILSEFIENKPHLVVMDINLPYFDGFYWCNKIREISQCPIIFLSSRDSNMDIIMAVNMGADDYITKPFSMDVLIAKISALIRRTYSYGEGASELLECNRAILNLTYKTLSYNERKIELTKNEFKIMLLLMKNNGKTISRERIMRTLWDDDNFISDNTLTVNINRLRMRLRDIGLYDFIKTKKGRGYEIS
- a CDS encoding sensor histidine kinase, translated to MKNSVFKMIYFICIFAVINLILYSSKPVGASFYDIVYMDFLIIAISVFFMFIDYKRWKCNYKEVYESVTGGKEINLSILRGNHVFEVWLIKEILKIKDREKNEKVQEVKYNLDEINDYMTKWIHEVKIPLSVCELILDKMEETDISEQLRLEMDRIKFLINQVLYISRASSLSEDLQVGEINIARIIKAVVKKNASFFIAKKINLNFENVDFNVITDEKWISYIIDQIINNSCKYMYEGGRIDIWGEENDKEVKLHIKDNGIGIEEKDIRRIFDKGFTGENGRQFGKSTGMGLYLSKKIIDKLNHQLKVESQVGSGTEFIIYFYKLSDYFNVNT
- the ahpC gene encoding alkyl hydroperoxide reductase subunit C, whose protein sequence is MSLIGTEVKPFKASAYHNGKFIDVTEADFKGKWSVVCFYPADFSFVCPTELEDLQNNYETLKSLGAEVYSVSTDTHYTHKAWHDSSQTINKITYTMIGDPSQTLTRNFDVLIEEQGLANRGTFIIDPDGIIQAVEINAGSIGRDANTVVSKIKAAQYVRNNSGEVCPAKWKEGSSTLKPSLDLVGKI
- a CDS encoding ABC transporter ATP-binding protein, which encodes MGIVIETKNLKKVYGSKSMSFTALAGIDLQVEEGEFLGIMGPSGAGKTTLLNIISTIDNLTSGSYFFQGEDMSKFKGKALASFRKNKIGFIFQDFNLLDNMSVQDNIALPLALGKVKYSEITRKVNEISDFLGLKEHLNKYPYQLSGGQKQRVAAARALMTTPSVIFADEPTGSLDSKSAAELLGCLTDMNIKYKTTIIMVTHDAFAASYCRRIMFIKDGKIHAKLDKNKDRKEFFHRIMDMVSSMSSGIDYYVQDDKRRDY
- a CDS encoding FtsX-like permease family protein, which gives rise to MNSLNMAFDNFRRNIKVYGLYVMSMIFSVLIYYNFIALKYNPDFEKAKEVTQYIKGTSTAVSYLLLLFIIFFVWFSSSFFLNQRKREIGIYAFMGVTNSEIALIYSIEFIFIGITAIVLGLFLGIIFCKLFLMMLAKVAIMNMKIRFFISYKAIAETAVTFFIIFFVNSILGYINIIRTKLIDLLNASKKEESYPKVSYIKGILSLVFIAMGYYFARKAAGGVGNFMENLPLAIIFVVIGTYWLFGAAYSVLMKFIINQKKILYRGINIVSISNIAFRIKNNYRTLAAVAILVTVTLTSYGTVASLKYFVKIRDSIQAPYEISYILEDNNKVKSEVKDKLREGGKDIILDENIKFLILKPHIENQTEFKMKDSDTAVVRYSDFIKISRDLEVKKLRKIEKEKLLKGEAFYVQTPTVVMSLMNFEKVKAYIDGKSYFIKKTYKTPLFGNGMPTECLILNDEDYNLLRSKNKEYDFTGLKINNVNDIKTTAEKLKSIDAIKNTLYVTVSKDVTSYSTFGIIYFLGAFLALVFIIATGSIIYFKLVSEAYIDKEKYSILKRIGMTYKEIYGASARQIGISYLFPLIVGIIHSCVAMSVLSNLMSYNIIVPAILSIIIFIFVYGIYFAATTKKYLNIVLSK
- a CDS encoding helix-turn-helix domain-containing protein codes for the protein MTVIERCEDFTVYRIKDVTGEGIMTCHKVFQGIDLIYNDFHMLNCFSEFVPKVEMIGIDHCREGRIEWEFEDNSYMYLGEGDLQINSRDNHNMGFGFPLSHYHGITVAVYVEEAVKTLSTILDGFSVELFALRKKFCSKKKPFIMRAEDSIEHIFSELYTIPDKVRKNYFKIKVLELLLFLSILDVPLNGEERPYFPRKQVEKVKLVMKYITRNVDKHITLKELSLKFNMPITSLKLCFKGVYGTSPYSYMRYYRMHVAASMLRGSDESIADIAGKVGYDNSSKFSAAFKSVKGMCPYKYRKSFV
- a CDS encoding ABC transporter ATP-binding protein yields the protein MNKKNWLGVVLYFASSCRIQMIISVICAIISVAGGLVPYVGVYQIIILFFQGQENIDAILFWAAICAGGYVVKFISYAISTTLAHYSAYSILENIRLDIGDKLMKAPLGTVLNHTVGKLKSVIIDRVETIELPLAHLIPEGISNLLLPIAVFIYLIVIDWRMALMSMITIPIASIAYGIMMRNYNKKYNDYMESSNYVNSVIVEYIEGIEVIKAFNQSTSSYEKFQKAVESFKEYTLDWFRSTWKLMNFGGAVLPSTLFGTVPLGMYLYIRGSLSPAELTMCLILSLGIVTPLTSFTVFVNDAKSIEYAVKDADEFLNLDELEDVKDQVNLMHYDVELKGVSFSYDVHKISGAVNSTNNVLENIDLKLSQGTFAALVGPSGGGKSTVARLIARFWDVGSGEIKIGGVNIKKIPLVQLADTVSFVTQDNFLFNCSIMENIRLGDPKASDSEVINAAKAACCDEFIRNLHNGYDTNAGEAGGKLSGGEKQRIAIARAILKNAPIIILDEATAFTDPENEDKLQKSIAALTRGKTLLVIAHRLSTVKKADQIIVIEKGHIVNTGTHEKLIGVCTLYKDMWEAHIGSKKWAVNNDDKRGEVYV